In the Leishmania braziliensis MHOM/BR/75/M2904 WGS CADA00000000 data, contig 27, whole genome shotgun sequence genome, CGCGGAGGCGCCTGGAGGCACCTTTGACGTTACTCTCAACGCCTCCTCATCGCCTCGAGTCCCTTTGCCGGCTGTTACAGGTGGGGCTGTGTCGTCGCGACCACCGCTCCCGGCGACCAACTTCGCCGGGATCCGTGTTGTGCACGTCTATAGAGGTTGTGATAGCGCGGACAGAGATGCTGCCGTCACAGTGCCGCTAAGCCAGCCAAACACCGCTGTAGTCCATCGGAGAGGTGGCATGGGATCGCTGCTCTCTTGTCCCATCAGCCTTACCCGGCGTGCAAGGGCTGTTTGTCCTGAGCGAGAGTGCCACTTGGGCTGCATGCCGTATCATTCAAGGGTAGAGGCATCTCTGGCCACTCTTCTCGAGCTCGAGACGCTTGCGGGAGTCGCTGAGCACTacccgccgcagctgcgagcTGCTCGCGTGCTGGACGCGCCGCGGCGCTACtgtcaccactgccgccgcctgaAGGCGCCACGCGAGCACCACTGCGTCATATGCGACGAATGTATCGCAAAAATGGACCACCATTGCCCGTGGATCAACAACTGCGTCGGCGCGGAGAACCAGCGCTACTTTCTGCTGCTTGTCTGGTGGCTCTGGGCAGGGACGCTGCTGGCCTCCACCTTCATGGGGTACGGTTACATACATGAGCGCAGCAACGCCCGCAAGCTGAGGCATCTGCGCAGGCAGTGGAGGACATCACCGTACAAGGCCGCCGTGGAGGCGGAACTGCGTGCGCTGCGCATGCCCTACGGCCCTGCTGGTGTGCTTCTCACATCGTCCTTGGCGATCCTTACCTTGGGCCTGACGGTTATAATTTTTCTCTGCATGTCGCTCTTCCTGTACGTCAACCAGCGCCTGGTGCTGGAGAACACAACGGCGATTGAGTGCATCTACGTGGATGAGAAGCGCAAACGCGTATACCAGTCCACAGACTTTACGTACCGCAACCCGTACGACTTGGGGAAATGGCTGAACTTTGTCGacctcttctcccccgcGCGTGACCCCTTTGTGAGgatggagctggaggcggaggcggagacaGCTCGGAAGGCCACTGTCAGTCGCCCTGGCGGTTGGGCAAGCGACCGTGGGCCGAGATGGAGGAGCACCGCAAGACAATTGGTGCAGCGCCTGGCCGTTGTCGTGTGGCTCACCGGCTTTCCGACCTTCCGGCCAATCTACGGAGATGGGGTGCACTACCCCATCTTCGACTCGCTTGCCTCTGGCGAGCCGCATCCGCTACTGGCGGTGTAGCTTAAGCAGCGCCCTAGTAGTGTGAATGCAAGGCGAGGAttgagggggggagagattCGCGCAGTGACGTCCGTCTACTTGGTCTCCATTCCCTCTCCGTCTTtcaccccgccccccccccccacctcacAGCACCCCTCCGTGGGCCACTGAGAGTGACGAGT is a window encoding:
- a CDS encoding zinc finger domain-like protein: MDDWELVRYALERRQYLVAMWITLHKPRFIASFVASARVMGWPVIALGVALVTFTVVIIARNVVPVLATPGTVSYGLLQALVVLVSFNIYVNYFCATTFSWQIGKAPAEYAYRDPHATNPADAPHVDSNSSEDSHEDSEHANDGGQRISRNAQEMSFVAPRLQLAQHAFSSPHKGAEAPGGTFDVTLNASSSPRVPLPAVTGGAVSSRPPLPATNFAGIRVVHVYRGCDSADRDAAVTVPLSQPNTAVVHRRGGMGSLLSCPISLTRRARAVCPERECHLGCMPYHSRVEASLATLLELETLAGVAEHYPPQLRAARVLDAPRRYCHHCRRLKAPREHHCVICDECIAKMDHHCPWINNCVGAENQRYFLLLVWWLWAGTLLASTFMGYGYIHERSNARKLRHLRRQWRTSPYKAAVEAELRALRMPYGPAGVLLTSSLAILTLGLTVIIFLCMSLFLYVNQRLVLENTTAIECIYVDEKRKRVYQSTDFTYRNPYDLGKWLNFVDLFSPARDPFVRMELEAEAETARKATVSRPGGWASDRGPRWRSTARQLVQRLAVVVWLTGFPTFRPIYGDGVHYPIFDSLASGEPHPLLAV